In Leptodesmis sichuanensis A121, the following are encoded in one genomic region:
- a CDS encoding folate/biopterin family MFS transporter, giving the protein MIVSSSGFAKLKASLTEKIFFGHEPSAELLAILLVYFVQGIVGLARLAISFFLKDELGLSPAEVSALVGIAALPWMVKPLFGFISDGLPIFGYRRRPYLVLSGILGALAWLALATVVHAPWAATLAIALSSLSVAFSDVIVDSIVVERARVESVGDAGSLQSLCWGTSAAGGLFTAYLSGWLLEHFSTRTVFAVTAIFPLFVSLVAWSISEARLTEPANWSVVGNQLKHLRHAVTQKSIWLPTAFLFLWQATPTAESAFFFFTTNELGFAPEFLGRVRLVTSIASLLGVWVFQRFLKAVPFRVIFGWSTVISAVLGLSTLLLVTHTNRALGISDQWFSLGDNLVLTVMGQIAFMPVLVLAARLCPPGVEATLFALLMSVVNLAGLLSYESGAVLMHWFGITENNFSNLALLVVITNLTTLLPLPLLGWLPGAEATPAAEPVEAHLQPTTALELDSSASKHLAQPFLPDLLTEFVSPPREPEPVEE; this is encoded by the coding sequence ATGATTGTTTCTTCCTCTGGTTTCGCTAAACTCAAAGCCTCACTCACCGAGAAAATTTTCTTTGGTCACGAACCCAGTGCGGAGTTGCTGGCTATCCTGCTGGTTTACTTTGTTCAGGGCATTGTGGGTCTGGCCCGGTTAGCCATCAGTTTCTTCTTGAAAGATGAATTAGGCTTGAGTCCGGCTGAGGTGTCTGCCCTGGTTGGAATTGCCGCCCTGCCCTGGATGGTCAAACCTCTATTTGGATTTATTTCCGATGGTTTGCCGATTTTTGGGTATCGCCGTCGCCCTTACCTGGTTTTGTCAGGGATTTTAGGGGCACTGGCGTGGTTGGCCCTGGCCACTGTCGTCCATGCCCCGTGGGCGGCAACCCTGGCGATCGCCCTCAGTTCCCTGTCCGTGGCCTTCAGTGATGTGATTGTGGACTCGATCGTCGTTGAACGGGCGCGGGTCGAATCGGTCGGCGATGCAGGTTCTCTCCAATCCCTCTGTTGGGGCACCTCGGCAGCGGGAGGCTTATTTACGGCTTATTTGAGTGGTTGGTTACTGGAGCATTTTTCCACCCGCACTGTATTTGCTGTTACGGCCATCTTTCCCTTATTTGTCTCTCTGGTGGCCTGGAGCATTAGTGAAGCTCGCCTGACGGAACCCGCCAACTGGTCAGTTGTGGGCAATCAGTTAAAACATCTACGCCATGCCGTCACTCAAAAGTCGATCTGGCTGCCCACGGCGTTTTTGTTTCTCTGGCAGGCCACTCCCACAGCAGAATCCGCCTTTTTCTTCTTCACCACAAACGAACTGGGATTTGCCCCAGAATTTTTGGGACGAGTCAGACTGGTGACCAGCATTGCCTCTCTGTTGGGAGTCTGGGTGTTTCAGCGGTTTCTCAAGGCTGTCCCCTTCCGGGTGATTTTTGGCTGGTCTACGGTGATTTCTGCCGTTCTCGGTCTGTCCACCTTGCTTCTGGTTACGCACACCAACCGCGCTTTGGGCATTAGCGATCAGTGGTTCAGCCTGGGAGATAATCTGGTATTGACGGTAATGGGCCAGATTGCCTTCATGCCCGTCCTGGTATTGGCTGCACGACTCTGCCCTCCAGGAGTGGAAGCCACTCTATTTGCCTTGCTGATGTCAGTAGTCAATCTGGCAGGTTTACTGTCCTACGAGTCCGGTGCTGTCCTGATGCACTGGTTCGGCATTACAGAAAACAATTTCAGCAACCTGGCTCTCCTGGTTGTCATTACCAACCTCACAACACTGCTCCCCCTCCCCCTGTTGGGCTGGCTTCCCGGTGCTGAAGCAACGCCAGCGGCTGAACCAGTTGAAGCTCATTTACAGCCGACAACGGCATTGGAACTGGATTCTTCGGCCTCCAAGCACCTGGCGCAACCCTTTTTACCCGACCTCTTGACCGAGTTTGTCTCCCCGCCGCGGGAGCCGGAACCTGTTGAAGAGTGA
- a CDS encoding methionine gamma-lyase family protein, with translation MNGSDLIAEAEKALSLIFSGIDSQVKENLKRVLSAFCKYRVGPHHFAGVTGYGHDDLGRQVLDQVFAEVMGAEAAAVRVQFVSGTHAIACALYGVLRPGDEMLAVAGAPYDTLEEVIGLRGQHQGSLAEFGIRYRQLELTEQGTIDWQALSTAIKPHTRLVLIQRSCGYSWRSSLAIADIAKIVTLVKQQNPDTICFVDNCYGEFIETVEPTAVGADLMAGSLIKNPGGTIVTAGGYVAGRSELVEQATCRLTAPGIGSSGGATFEQNRLLFQGLFLAPQMVGEAMKGNHLMAYVFDRLGYPVNPLPMAPRRDVIQAIQLGSPAKLKAFCRAIQQQSPIGSYLDPVPAAMPGYESELVMAGGTFIDGSTSEFSADGPLREPYIVFCQGGTHWTHVAIALEAAIAAIQAT, from the coding sequence ATGAACGGATCGGATTTGATCGCAGAGGCCGAAAAGGCACTATCCCTGATTTTTTCTGGTATTGACTCCCAGGTCAAGGAAAACCTGAAGCGAGTCCTATCAGCATTTTGTAAGTATCGGGTTGGCCCCCACCACTTTGCTGGAGTCACGGGCTACGGTCATGATGATTTAGGACGGCAGGTGTTGGATCAGGTGTTTGCCGAAGTGATGGGGGCAGAAGCGGCAGCCGTGCGGGTGCAGTTTGTCTCAGGAACCCACGCGATCGCCTGTGCCCTCTATGGAGTCCTGCGACCAGGAGATGAAATGTTAGCCGTGGCCGGTGCGCCCTACGACACCTTGGAAGAAGTGATTGGTTTGCGGGGGCAGCATCAGGGGTCGCTGGCTGAGTTTGGTATCCGGTATCGGCAATTAGAGTTAACCGAGCAGGGAACGATCGACTGGCAGGCATTGAGTACAGCTATCAAGCCCCATACTCGATTAGTTTTGATTCAACGTTCCTGTGGCTACTCCTGGCGTTCCAGTCTGGCGATCGCGGACATCGCAAAGATTGTGACGCTGGTAAAACAACAAAATCCCGACACGATCTGTTTTGTCGATAACTGCTATGGCGAATTTATTGAAACCGTAGAGCCAACTGCCGTTGGAGCAGACCTGATGGCCGGGTCGTTGATTAAAAATCCGGGGGGAACGATCGTCACGGCGGGCGGATATGTGGCTGGACGATCGGAGTTGGTGGAACAAGCGACCTGCCGCCTCACCGCTCCTGGCATTGGCAGTTCGGGAGGAGCCACCTTTGAGCAAAATCGGTTGCTGTTCCAGGGACTGTTTCTGGCTCCTCAAATGGTCGGTGAAGCGATGAAGGGTAATCATCTAATGGCCTATGTGTTCGATCGCCTCGGTTATCCCGTCAATCCGTTACCAATGGCTCCCCGTCGGGATGTGATTCAGGCGATTCAATTAGGCTCTCCCGCCAAACTGAAAGCCTTCTGTCGGGCCATCCAACAGCAATCCCCGATCGGTTCCTACCTGGATCCCGTTCCTGCAGCGATGCCCGGTTATGAAAGTGAACTGGTAATGGCGGGAGGTACCTTCATTGATGGCAGCACCTCGGAATTTTCAGCCGATGGCCCGCTGCGGGAACCCTACATCGTGTTCTGTCAGGGGGGCACTCACTGGACTCATGTAGCGATCGCTCTGGAAGCGGCGATCGCGGCGATTCAAGCTACCTGA
- a CDS encoding acyl-CoA desaturase, which translates to MTVATSNKLQPDWAIIAYMAFLHLGALAAFLPGTFSWSAVGLAVFLHWVTGGLGITLGFHRLVTHRSFQTPKWLEYFLVFCGTLSCQGGPIEWVGMHRIHHLHSDQNADPHDSTKGFWWSHMGWMLYELPVREDIPRFTRDIADDPFYRFCQNYFIPIQVAFGVLLYFLGGWPFVVWGIFVRIVVVFHCTWLVNSATHLFGYQTYESGDRSTNCWWVALMTYGEGWHNNHHAFQHSARHGLQWWEIDLTWMTIQLLQTLGLATKVKLVEKE; encoded by the coding sequence ATGACTGTTGCAACTTCAAATAAACTCCAACCAGACTGGGCCATTATCGCCTATATGGCGTTCCTGCATCTGGGCGCATTGGCCGCCTTCTTGCCAGGCACCTTTAGCTGGTCAGCCGTGGGACTGGCTGTGTTTCTCCACTGGGTAACGGGCGGACTGGGGATTACTCTAGGGTTTCATCGCCTGGTGACCCATCGCAGTTTTCAGACTCCCAAGTGGTTAGAGTACTTCCTGGTATTCTGCGGTACCTTATCCTGTCAGGGTGGCCCGATCGAGTGGGTAGGAATGCACCGTATCCATCACCTGCACTCCGATCAAAATGCGGATCCCCATGATTCGACTAAAGGGTTCTGGTGGAGCCACATGGGTTGGATGCTGTATGAGTTGCCTGTCCGGGAAGATATTCCTCGTTTCACACGGGATATTGCCGACGATCCGTTCTACCGATTTTGCCAAAACTATTTCATTCCCATTCAGGTAGCTTTCGGCGTGTTGCTGTACTTCCTGGGCGGCTGGCCCTTCGTCGTTTGGGGAATTTTCGTCCGCATCGTGGTGGTCTTTCATTGCACCTGGTTAGTCAATAGCGCCACCCATTTATTCGGCTACCAGACTTATGAATCTGGCGATCGCTCTACCAACTGCTGGTGGGTAGCCCTGATGACCTATGGTGAAGGCTGGCACAATAACCACCACGCCTTCCAACACTCCGCCCGTCACGGTCTGCAATGGTGGGAAATCGACCTCAC